A DNA window from Mycobacterium sp. IDR2000157661 contains the following coding sequences:
- a CDS encoding rubredoxin: MTAYRCPVCDFVYDEAKGAAREGFPPGTTWDQIPDDWCCPDCAVREKVDFEEIGVKQ, translated from the coding sequence ATGACCGCTTACCGTTGCCCGGTTTGTGATTTCGTCTACGATGAAGCGAAAGGTGCTGCGCGAGAAGGGTTCCCACCTGGAACTACATGGGATCAAATCCCTGACGACTGGTGCTGTCCGGACTGCGCAGTCCGCGAGAAGGTCGACTTCGAAGAGATTGGGGTGAAGCAGTGA
- a CDS encoding alkane 1-monooxygenase yields the protein MTAQLSDVDLRQWRDRKRYLWLMGLIAPTALFWMIPVVWGLNLLGWHAAAQVPFWIGPILLFILLPALDFKFGPDGQNPPDEVMEQLENDRYYRYCTYVYIPFQYASVIAGAYVFTASDLTWLGFQSALGWPAKIGLALSVGVLGGVGINTAHELGHKKDALERWLSKITLAQTCYGHFYIEHNRGHHVRVATPEDPASARFGESFWEFLPRSVWGSLRSAWRLEKQRLRRLGKGPLHLNNDVLNAWLMSAILWGALIAGFGPSLIPYVIIQAIFGFSLLEAVNYLEHYGLLRQKTDSGRYERCAPVHSWNSDHIVTNLFLYHLQRHSDHHANPTRRYQTLRSVQGAPNLPRGYASMIALTYVPALWRRVMDHRVLEHYNGDVTRVNLHPRVRSKVLTKYGAGNEVSRSEGGAAT from the coding sequence GTGACTGCGCAGCTTTCCGACGTCGACCTGAGACAGTGGCGCGACAGGAAGCGCTACCTCTGGTTGATGGGTCTTATAGCACCCACCGCGTTGTTCTGGATGATTCCCGTGGTGTGGGGCTTGAATCTGCTCGGCTGGCATGCAGCCGCGCAGGTGCCGTTCTGGATCGGACCGATCCTGCTGTTCATTCTGCTACCCGCGCTGGATTTCAAGTTCGGGCCCGACGGACAGAATCCGCCCGACGAGGTCATGGAGCAGTTGGAGAACGACAGGTACTACCGCTACTGCACCTATGTCTACATCCCGTTCCAGTACGCCAGCGTTATCGCCGGCGCGTATGTGTTCACCGCATCCGACTTGACTTGGCTCGGCTTCCAGAGCGCATTGGGCTGGCCGGCAAAAATCGGGCTGGCGCTGTCGGTGGGCGTTCTGGGTGGGGTCGGGATCAACACCGCGCACGAACTCGGCCACAAGAAGGACGCGCTCGAGCGGTGGTTGTCGAAGATCACTTTGGCGCAGACTTGCTACGGCCACTTCTACATCGAGCACAATCGTGGCCATCACGTCCGGGTGGCCACTCCTGAGGATCCCGCGTCGGCCCGCTTCGGCGAGTCGTTCTGGGAGTTCCTACCGCGCAGCGTCTGGGGGAGTCTGCGTTCGGCATGGCGGCTCGAAAAGCAGCGGCTTCGTCGGCTCGGCAAAGGTCCATTGCACCTCAACAATGATGTGCTCAATGCGTGGCTGATGTCTGCGATCCTCTGGGGTGCGTTGATCGCCGGCTTCGGTCCGTCGTTGATCCCGTACGTCATCATTCAGGCGATCTTCGGATTTTCACTGCTGGAAGCCGTCAACTATCTCGAGCATTACGGGTTACTACGGCAGAAGACCGACAGTGGCCGTTACGAGCGTTGTGCGCCGGTACACAGCTGGAACTCGGATCACATCGTGACCAATCTGTTTCTCTATCACCTTCAGCGGCACAGCGATCACCACGCCAACCCGACACGTCGCTATCAAACCTTGCGCAGCGTGCAAGGCGCGCCGAACCTGCCCCGCGGATACGCTTCGATGATCGCGTTGACATATGTGCCCGCATTATGGCGCAGGGTGATGGATCACCGGGTGCTCGAGCACTACAACGGTGACGTCACCCGGGTGAATCTGCACCCGCGCGTACGCAGCAAGGTGCTTACCAAATACGGTGCCGGCAACGAGGTCTCACGCAGCGAGGGTGGAGCCGCAACATGA
- a CDS encoding alkane 1-monooxygenase: MSELEVAQWRDKKRYLWLMGLIAPTALFVMLPLVWAFNQWGWHAAAQVPLWIGPILLFILLPALDIKFGPDGQNPPDEVIERLENDKYYRYCTYIYIPFQYASVLLGAYLFTASDLSWLGFDGGLSWFAKIGVALSVGVLGGVGINTAHEMGHKKDSLERWLSKITLAQTCYGHFYIEHNRGHHVRVATPEDPASARFGETFWEFLPRSVFGSLRSAWELEVKRLERAGKSKWHWSNDVLNAWAMSVVLYGVLIAVFGWALIPYILISAVFGFSLLETVNYLEHYGLLRQKTSNGRYERCAPVHSWNSDHIVTNLFLYHLQRHSDHHANPTRRYQTLRSMEGAPNLPSGYASMIALTYVPPLWRKVMDHRVLEHYDGDITRVNIHPRVRDKVLAKYGAEA, translated from the coding sequence ATGTCCGAACTCGAGGTCGCGCAGTGGCGCGACAAGAAGCGCTACCTCTGGCTGATGGGACTGATCGCGCCGACGGCGCTGTTCGTCATGCTCCCGCTGGTCTGGGCGTTCAACCAGTGGGGCTGGCACGCTGCGGCGCAGGTGCCGCTGTGGATCGGTCCCATCCTGCTCTTCATCCTGCTGCCCGCGCTGGACATCAAGTTCGGGCCCGACGGACAGAACCCGCCGGACGAGGTGATCGAGCGGTTGGAGAACGACAAGTACTACCGCTACTGCACCTACATCTACATCCCGTTCCAGTACGCCAGCGTTCTACTGGGCGCCTACCTGTTCACCGCCTCCGATCTGAGCTGGCTCGGCTTCGACGGCGGTTTGAGCTGGTTCGCCAAGATCGGCGTGGCCTTGTCGGTCGGTGTGCTCGGCGGCGTCGGCATCAACACCGCACACGAGATGGGACACAAGAAGGACTCGCTGGAGCGCTGGTTGAGCAAGATCACGCTGGCGCAGACCTGCTACGGCCACTTCTACATCGAGCACAACCGCGGCCACCACGTCCGCGTCGCCACCCCGGAGGATCCCGCCTCGGCCCGCTTCGGTGAGACGTTCTGGGAATTCCTGCCGCGCAGCGTGTTCGGCAGCCTGCGCTCGGCGTGGGAGCTGGAGGTCAAGCGACTGGAGCGCGCGGGCAAGAGCAAGTGGCACTGGTCCAACGACGTGCTCAACGCCTGGGCGATGTCGGTGGTGCTGTACGGCGTTCTGATCGCGGTGTTCGGCTGGGCGTTGATTCCCTACATCCTGATCTCGGCCGTGTTCGGCTTCTCGCTGCTGGAGACGGTCAACTATCTCGAGCACTACGGCCTGCTGCGGCAGAAGACCTCGAACGGTCGCTACGAGCGGTGCGCACCGGTGCACAGCTGGAACTCCGACCACATCGTGACGAACCTGTTCCTGTACCACCTGCAGCGCCACAGCGATCACCACGCCAACCCGACGCGGCGGTACCAGACGCTGCGCAGCATGGAGGGCGCGCCGAACCTGCCGAGCGGGTACGCGTCGATGATCGCGCTGACATACGTTCCACCGCTGTGGCGCAAGGTGATGGACCACCGGGTGCTCGAGCACTATGACGGCGACATCACCCGAGTCAACATCCACCCTCGGGTTCGCGACAAGGTGCTGGCGAAGTACGGGGCAGAGGCATGA